The Myroides phaeus DNA segment ATTAAGCACGAGTAAAATTATCCGTAAACACGCGTTGAAAAACTCCTTAAACCCAGTGGTAACTGCCCTTTCAGGTTGGTTTGCCTCTATGTTAGCAGGAGCAGTATTTGTGGAGTACATCTTTGGTTGGAATGGCCTTGGCAAAGAAATTGTAGATGCGTTGAATACATTAGACCTTCCGGTCATTATGGGGGCGGTACTAATCATTGCTACTTCTTTTGTAATCATTACAATTTTAGTAGATTTGATTTATGCGTATTTAGACCCTCGAGTTAAATTAAACTAACTTTTTAAAATAGAAATAACCCCATGAGAAAAACAGTAATCGCTTTAGCATTCGCGGCTATTTCATTCGCTTCTTGTAATCAGAAAACGGTAACGACAGAAGAAATTACAAATGAAGTGGAGCAACAAGCTGAAACAGCAAAAACAGAAGAAGTAGCAAAAGACACAACTGTGTTTGCTGAAAGAGCTTTAAAACAAGAGTTTGTTGGCTTAGATGGTAAATTCATCAACTTAGAACAAATATTAGCACAGTACAAAGATAAAGTTGTACTAATTGACGTATGGGCGGCTTGGTGTCCTGATTGTATCAAGGCTGTACCGACTATGCAAGAAATCAAAAAAGAGTTTACTAACGTGGTTTTCTTAAACTTGTCGTTAGATAAAACTCAAGACTCTTGGAAAGAGGCTATTAAAAAACACGAAATTGAAGGAGAACACTACTTCTCAATGGAAGGTAAAGGTATGAAAGGTGATTTCGGTAAAGCGTTAGACTTAAACTGGATCCCAAGATATATTGTTGTTGGTAAAGACGGTAAAATCGCTTTGTATAATGCAACAGAAAAGAACTTTGAAGAAATTAAAGAATTACTAAACAAAATTCAATAATATGAGACACACAATCGTTGCGGGTAACTGGAAAATGCACAAAACATATTCAGAAACGCACACTCTATTAGACGAACTTATAACAAAACTTCCAAGTGGAAAAGAGGTTGAAGTAATCGTTGCTCCAACTTTCACTAACTTAGCAAGTGCTGTAGCTCACTTAGATGGTACTAACATTCAAGTGGCTGCTCAAAATATGCACCAAGCTGAAGGGGGTGCTTTTACTGGAGAAATCTCTGCTCAAATGTTGTTGAGTGTTGGAGTTGAAACGGTAATCATTGGACACTCTGAAAGAAGACACTACTTCAATGAAACTGACGCTGTATTGGCTGATAAAGTAAACACTGCTTTAAGACACAATATGCGTGTTATTTTCTGTATTGGTGAGGAATTAAAAGACAGAGAAAGCAAACAATACTTAAATGTTATCTTTAACCAATTAACTGATGGGTTATTCCACTTGTCTAAAGACCAATGGAAAAATATCGTAATTGCTTACGAACCAGTTTGGGCTATTGGTACTGGTGAAACTGCTTCTCCTGAACAAGCGCAAGAGATTCACGCTTTCATCCGTCAAGAGATTGAAAGAAAATACGACAAAAACGTTGCTGAAAACACGTCTATCCTTTACGGAGGTAGTGTGAAACCAAGTAATGCAAAAGAAATCTTCTCTAAAGCTGATGTTGACGGTGGTCTTATCGGTGGTGCTGCTTTGGTAGCAGATGATTTTATTGCTATTATTGAGGCTGCTAACTAATTGTAGTTATTCATCATAAAAAAATAGGCTATCTAATTGCAGATAGCCTATTTTTTTATGTTTATACCTCAACGGTAATATATCTTCTTACTGATTTATGAGCGCTTGAGCGAATTATCTCTCCTTCTCTTTGCATTGTGTACTTCTGCTTATTTCACTCCCTCCTGCCCATAGCTTTTGCGCTACATTATATTCTTCTTATTTCACTTAATTGCTCTTCCCGAATGCCTAAATACGAGGCGATATTCTTTTCTGATATACGTTCTATATTCTCTTGCAACTTGCGCAACAGACGATAGTAACGCTGTACGGGTGACATTAACTGCAACTGATAAGCGCGTTCTTCTAAAAGCATACAATAGTCCTCTGTAAAACGACGTGCAATCATATTTAACTCAGGATATTCTCTGTAAAAACGCAAAAGTACTTGATTAGGAATAGCGTAAACAATACAATCTTCTATACATTGCACATACTCCAAGGAAGGCTTGCTCTTATACATCTGATAAGTTGCCCCTAAAATACTGTGTTCAAAAGCGTACCAAACGTCTACTTCTCTACCTTCGTATAGATAATAACCGCGTACAGCTCCTTCTTCAATAACATATAAACTATCTGATTGATGCCCTTTCTGAAGTAGAAAGTCTCCTTTTCGCTTAAAGAATATTTGGGTATTTTCTTCTAAAGCAACTTTACACAATGGTGATAGGTAACCATATTGTTCCAGTAACCTAACGAGTGTATTCATAGTACTTTTTCTTTTATTAGCTTGTTTTATTCGTAACTCTAATATACCAATAATGTTTAACATCTTGGTAATCAAAGGTGTTTTTATTTTGAAGCCTTTTCGTTTTAAAACAAGAGAATATACTGTATTTTGTTGTTTAACATAGGTTATAAAAAAAGGTTCTTATTGAAAAAACAATGAGAACCTCTCTTATCCTACTTTCTTAGAAGTAGTATATAAAACTGACAATTAATACGCGTTGTCGATATCAGTAACACGGATAAGTTTTTCGTTTACAAATTCGTGAATACCATATTTCGCTTGCTCTCTACCATATCCTGAAAGTTTAGTACCTCCGAATGGTAACTCAGGAGCAATTCCTGTAACGTGGTTAATGTAAACCATTCCTGTTACAATCTCTCTCGCTACTGCAATTCCGTGTTCTTTATTTTCTGTGAAAACACTTCCTCCTAATCCGTAAGGAGTATCGTTTGCTAAAGCAATTGCCTCAGCATCGTTTTCAACAACATAAATCATAAACACAGGTCCGAATACCTCTTGAGAATAGATATCCATCTCTTTTGTGATCCCTGTTAAAATAGCTGGTTCCATAAACCATCCATCTCTATCTAATTTTTTACCACCGTGAACTAAAGTAACTCCTTGTTCAACAGCTTTCTGAACTTGTCCTAAAACATCTTCTCTTGCTCTTTCACTGCTCAATGGCGCAACTTGTGTATCTGCTTCTAATGGATCACCAATTTTAGCTGCTTTAACTGCTTCAACAACACCAGCGATAAATTCATCTGCTAAGTTCTTGTTTACAATTAAACGTTTTGGAGATACACATACTTGTCCTGCATTCCATAAACGCCCTTCTACAGCTCCTCTGATTGATTTTTTAACATCAGCATCTTCTAAAACGATAAACGCATCACTTCCTCCCAACTCTAACGTTGTTTTTTTGATGTGTTTACCTGCCGCTTCAGCTACACTTGCTCCTGCAAACTCACTTCCTGTGAAAGCAACTCCTTTTACTCTTGGGTCAGCGATAATCTTTTCGATTTGTGATCCTGGTACAAATAAGTTTGTATATACGTTTACTGGTAATCCACACTCAATAAAGATGTCCTCCATGATTTGAGCACATTGTGGAATATTAGAAGCGTGTTTTAATACCATTGTATTACCAGCCATTAAGTTTGGCCCTGCAGATCTTGTAATTTGGTAGAATGGGAAGTTCCAAGGTTGTACACTTAAGATTACACCGATTGGTTCTTTACTGATGAAAGCTTCTCCAAATGGCGTTTCGATTTTCTCATCTGCTAATAAGCTTGCTGCATTTGTAGCGTAGAAATCAAAGATGTCTGCACATAACAATACTTCTCCGATACCTTCTTTTAATAATTTACCCATTTCACGAGTAATTAAGGCACCTAATTCTTCTTTTCTTGCGCGGAAAGTTTCTGCTACTTTGTGAATAATCTTAGCACGCTCGCTGATTGATGTTCTTTTCCATCCGTCAAAAGCTGCGTCTGCTTTCGTTAAGATTTGATCAATTTCTGTAGCTGACATTACGTCAAATACTTTCTCTTCTTTTCCTGTAGTAGGATTTATTGTTTTGATATTAGATTTATTCTGTGTACTCATATCTATTTATTTAATTTAATGTATTTACTAATTTAATTAATCTAAAATCACTTTATACCCTATATAATGTTAAAAATAACCACCAGTGATGTATAATCCATAAAATGTGATAATTAACACAACAACAGATTTGTGATTTAGAACAACGTACAATGCAACAGCATTGCAAAAACAAGAATTTCCCTTTCTTTCTGTCGTCTTTTTTTGTCAAATATTCTACATTTGTACTATGAAACAATGCAATAACATACTAACACTACTGCTCTCGCTTATCTTCATAGCGATTAGTATGTATCCGTGTGCAGATAAGTATGAGCATATTGTTTCTACTAATGAACTTGGTTTTAAGCAGACAACCGTACAACAACACAGTGACAACACACCTCATCAAGATGCGTGTTCTCCTTTGTGTGCCTGTTCTTGTTGTGCCGTATCACTAACTGTTGCCAAACCCACGTCAATACTGACTTTCGAGGCAACTCCTATCAGTTCCAAAGTTAATTCTATTTACCAAAAATCGGTCGATAATTTAGTCTATTCTATCTGGCAGCCCCCTAAATTACTGGTATAAATAATCTTATGTTGCGTATTTGCTCTTCCTCTTGAAAGCGTAGAATACCGCCATTTTATACCTTAATTTAAACCATACTACAATGTTAGATAAAATCATACATTTTAGTATCCGCAACAAATTTATCGTGGGAATATTCGTCTTTGCCCTTGTGGGACTTGGCGTGTATGCTGCTGTAAATTTGCCAATGGATACACAACCTGATATTACCAATAATCAAGTACAAATCATTACTACCTCACCTACTTTGGCTACGCAAGAGGTAGAACAATTTATCACCTATCCCATCGAATTAGCAATTAAGCCGATTCCGAATATCACAGAACTTCGCTCTATTAGTCGCTTTGGCTTAAGTGTGATTACCGTTGTCTTTACAGAAAAAACGGACATCTATTGGGCACGAGCACAACTATCAGAAAAATTAAAAAGTGCGGAAGAAGTAATTCCCAAAGGCGTTGGAAAACCAGAGCTTGCTCCTGTGAGTACAGGGTTGGGCGAGATATACCAATATGTTGTTTACGCCAAAGAGGGCTATGAGCAACAATACAATAGTATGGACTTGCGCACCATACAAGATTGGATTATCAAACCACAATTAGTAGGTGTTAAAGGAGTAGCTGAAGTAAATACCTTAGGCGGACAACTAAAGCAATATGAAGTTGCCGTTAAACCAGACCGCTTGAAAAGTATGGATTCTTCTATCATCGAGATATTTGATGCCTTAGAAGCTAACAACGAAAATACAGGTGGTGCTTATATCGACAAGAAACCTTATGCTTACTTCATCCGAAGTGTTGGAATGATTGGTAGTTTGGAAGACATTGAACGCATCGTTGTCAAAAATGTAAACGGAACCCCTGTGTTGATTCGCGATGTGGCTGATGTGAGAATCGGCAGTAGTATTCGCTATGGCGCTGTAACCAAAGACGGAAAGGGCGAAGATGTAAGCGGAATGGTGATGATGCTAAAGGATGCCAATACCCAAGAGGTAGTTCAATTGGTAAAAGAGCGCATGACACAAATTGAGAAAACACTCCCTGAGGGTGTGGCTATCGAACCGTTTATCGACCGAACGAAATTGATTGACAAAACGGTGAGTACCATTCAAACCAACCTTGTAGAAGGTGCGTTGATTGTGGTATTTGTCCTTGTTTTACTATTGGGAAATTGGAGAGCCGGACTTATTGTAGCTTCTGTAATCCCCTTAGCCTTGCTATTTGCTATTTCGATGATGTACCTGTTTGGCGTGAGTGGTAACCTGATGAGTTTAGGGGCAATTGACTTTGGACTAATCGTAGATGGTGCTGTTATCATTGTAGAGGCCATTGTACACCGACTACACAGTGGTCATAAGCGCAAACTAACCCAATCTGAAATGGATGAACAAGTTTTTAGTTCAGCCTCTAAAATAAGAACCAGTGCCTCTTTTGGTGAAATCATTATTCTTATTGTTTACCTGCCTATCTTAGCCTTATCGGGTATTGAAGGTAAGATGTTTGGACCAATGGCAATGACCGTAGCCTTTGCTATTTTAGGTGCTTTTATCTTATCGCTAACTTATGTTCCGATGATATCTTCTGTGTTTTTATCTAAAACAGCAGGAAAAGAAAAGCCAAACTTCAGCGACAAGCTGATTGATAAACTGTACAGTTGGTACAAGCCTCTTTTAGAAGGTGCTTTTAAAATAAAACGCTTGGTACTTGTGGTGGCCTTCGGACTTTTCGCCTTGGCGTTATTTGTCTTTAGTCGCTTAGGTGGTGAGTTTATCCCTACCCTTGATGAAGGCGATTTAGCAACGCACGTCATCATATCTTCTGGAAGTTCCCTATCACAAGAAATAGAAACAACAACCAAGGCAGAACAACTATTAAGAGATCGCTTTCCGGAAGTAAAGATGGTTATCTCTAAAATTGGGAGTGCCGAAATACCAACAGACCCAATGCCAATGGAGGCTGCGGATGTAATCATTGTTTTAAAAGACAAAAAAGAATGGGTAAGTGCAAAGACAAAAGAAGAACTCATTGCTAAAATGGAAGAAACCTTAGAGGAGATTCCGGGTGTGAGTACTGAGTTTTCACAGCCTATTCAAATGCGCTTTAACGAACTAATGACCGGTGTTCGTAGTGATGTTGCCATCAAAGTATTTGGCGATGACTTAGACCGCTTAGCCAGTATAGGAGATGAAATCAACGGATTAATAACAACGGTAAACGGCGTGGCTAGTCCGAAACTTGAAAGAGTAACAGGACTTCCGCAAATATCTATTAAGTACGACAAAGACAAATTAGCCTTATACGGTTTAAAAATCTCAGATATCAGTCAGATTGTCCGTGCCGGATATGCAGGTGAAATAGCTGGTTTTGTCTATGAAGGAGAAAAGCGCTTTGACGTTGTAGTGCGCTTAGACCACGATGCCCGTCAAGACATTACAAACCTAAGAGATATGTTTATTCCCCTGCCAAACGGACAGCAAATTCCACTGGGACAAATAGCCTCTGTTGCTTACGAAGGTGGTCCACAACAAATTAGTCGTGAAGACGGAAAAAGACGTATTGTGTTAGGATTTAACGTGCGCGAAAGAGATGTAAAAAGTGTAGTAAACGACATTCAAGACAAGTTAGACCAACACCTAAACTTACCAGATGGGTACTATATTACGTATGGTGGACAATTCGAAAACTTGGTAGATGCACAAAACAGATTGATGGTAGCTGTGCCAATGGCCCTTGCTTTAATCTTTGTTTTACTGTACTTCACCTTTAAATCAGTCAAACAGTCGCTAATGATTTTCACTGCTATTCCCCTTTCAGCTATTGGAGGAGTAGCCGCACTATACCTGCGCGATATGCCCTTTAGCATCTCGGCGGGAGTAGGATTTATTGCTCTTTTTGGAGTAGCCGTTTTAAACGGTATTGTTTTAATCGGACAGTTTAATCAACTAAAAGCAGAGGGTATGAATTTATACGACAGAATAATTGAAGGTACTAAAATACGCTTGCGCCCTGTATTACTTACAGCGGCAGTAGCTTCTTTAGGTTTCTTGCCCATGGCCTTGAGTACAAGTGCTGGTGCAGAAGTACAAAAACCATTAGCAACCGTTGTGATAGGCGGACTTATCTCTGCTACTATCTTAACCTTAATTGTTTTGCCAATCATCTATTATTACGAGGAAAAAGGGTTTGGTATTCGCCAGAAATCAAACACAGCAATCATTAGTTCTCTTCTCCTTTTAGTGGGATTAGGGGCAAATGCGCAAGAGGTAAAACGTCTTTCTCTAAACCAAGCTTTGGAGATTGCCCTTGAAAACAACCAAGGTATAAAAGCCGCTGATTTGTCTGTTCAAAGTCAGAAACAAATGACTAAAACCAGTTACGACTTAGCGAAAACAGAGGTTACAACAGGCTTTGGCTACCTCAACGGAAAAGGGCAAAAAGACATTAGCGTTAATGTTAGTCAAGCTTTTAGTCCGTTTACCTATGGTAAGAAAAAAGCAGTATTAAACAAAAATTACGAAACAGCTATTTTACAACAACAAGGTACTGTTATAGCTACTGAATATGCCGTGAAACAAGCGTGGGAAAACATCTTGTTTGCCCTTTCAAAAGACCTGTTATTACAAGAACAAGCGGTTTTGTTGAGAGATTTTTCTAAGTCAGCCAAGTTGAGATATGACACGGGAGAAACTACGTTAATGGAGAGT contains these protein-coding regions:
- a CDS encoding TlpA family protein disulfide reductase, giving the protein MRKTVIALAFAAISFASCNQKTVTTEEITNEVEQQAETAKTEEVAKDTTVFAERALKQEFVGLDGKFINLEQILAQYKDKVVLIDVWAAWCPDCIKAVPTMQEIKKEFTNVVFLNLSLDKTQDSWKEAIKKHEIEGEHYFSMEGKGMKGDFGKALDLNWIPRYIVVGKDGKIALYNATEKNFEEIKELLNKIQ
- the tpiA gene encoding triose-phosphate isomerase, with protein sequence MRHTIVAGNWKMHKTYSETHTLLDELITKLPSGKEVEVIVAPTFTNLASAVAHLDGTNIQVAAQNMHQAEGGAFTGEISAQMLLSVGVETVIIGHSERRHYFNETDAVLADKVNTALRHNMRVIFCIGEELKDRESKQYLNVIFNQLTDGLFHLSKDQWKNIVIAYEPVWAIGTGETASPEQAQEIHAFIRQEIERKYDKNVAENTSILYGGSVKPSNAKEIFSKADVDGGLIGGAALVADDFIAIIEAAN
- a CDS encoding Crp/Fnr family transcriptional regulator, which codes for MNTLVRLLEQYGYLSPLCKVALEENTQIFFKRKGDFLLQKGHQSDSLYVIEEGAVRGYYLYEGREVDVWYAFEHSILGATYQMYKSKPSLEYVQCIEDCIVYAIPNQVLLRFYREYPELNMIARRFTEDYCMLLEERAYQLQLMSPVQRYYRLLRKLQENIERISEKNIASYLGIREEQLSEIRRI
- a CDS encoding NAD-dependent succinate-semialdehyde dehydrogenase, whose product is MSTQNKSNIKTINPTTGKEEKVFDVMSATEIDQILTKADAAFDGWKRTSISERAKIIHKVAETFRARKEELGALITREMGKLLKEGIGEVLLCADIFDFYATNAASLLADEKIETPFGEAFISKEPIGVILSVQPWNFPFYQITRSAGPNLMAGNTMVLKHASNIPQCAQIMEDIFIECGLPVNVYTNLFVPGSQIEKIIADPRVKGVAFTGSEFAGASVAEAAGKHIKKTTLELGGSDAFIVLEDADVKKSIRGAVEGRLWNAGQVCVSPKRLIVNKNLADEFIAGVVEAVKAAKIGDPLEADTQVAPLSSERAREDVLGQVQKAVEQGVTLVHGGKKLDRDGWFMEPAILTGITKEMDIYSQEVFGPVFMIYVVENDAEAIALANDTPYGLGGSVFTENKEHGIAVAREIVTGMVYINHVTGIAPELPFGGTKLSGYGREQAKYGIHEFVNEKLIRVTDIDNAY
- a CDS encoding CusA/CzcA family heavy metal efflux RND transporter; translation: MLDKIIHFSIRNKFIVGIFVFALVGLGVYAAVNLPMDTQPDITNNQVQIITTSPTLATQEVEQFITYPIELAIKPIPNITELRSISRFGLSVITVVFTEKTDIYWARAQLSEKLKSAEEVIPKGVGKPELAPVSTGLGEIYQYVVYAKEGYEQQYNSMDLRTIQDWIIKPQLVGVKGVAEVNTLGGQLKQYEVAVKPDRLKSMDSSIIEIFDALEANNENTGGAYIDKKPYAYFIRSVGMIGSLEDIERIVVKNVNGTPVLIRDVADVRIGSSIRYGAVTKDGKGEDVSGMVMMLKDANTQEVVQLVKERMTQIEKTLPEGVAIEPFIDRTKLIDKTVSTIQTNLVEGALIVVFVLVLLLGNWRAGLIVASVIPLALLFAISMMYLFGVSGNLMSLGAIDFGLIVDGAVIIVEAIVHRLHSGHKRKLTQSEMDEQVFSSASKIRTSASFGEIIILIVYLPILALSGIEGKMFGPMAMTVAFAILGAFILSLTYVPMISSVFLSKTAGKEKPNFSDKLIDKLYSWYKPLLEGAFKIKRLVLVVAFGLFALALFVFSRLGGEFIPTLDEGDLATHVIISSGSSLSQEIETTTKAEQLLRDRFPEVKMVISKIGSAEIPTDPMPMEAADVIIVLKDKKEWVSAKTKEELIAKMEETLEEIPGVSTEFSQPIQMRFNELMTGVRSDVAIKVFGDDLDRLASIGDEINGLITTVNGVASPKLERVTGLPQISIKYDKDKLALYGLKISDISQIVRAGYAGEIAGFVYEGEKRFDVVVRLDHDARQDITNLRDMFIPLPNGQQIPLGQIASVAYEGGPQQISREDGKRRIVLGFNVRERDVKSVVNDIQDKLDQHLNLPDGYYITYGGQFENLVDAQNRLMVAVPMALALIFVLLYFTFKSVKQSLMIFTAIPLSAIGGVAALYLRDMPFSISAGVGFIALFGVAVLNGIVLIGQFNQLKAEGMNLYDRIIEGTKIRLRPVLLTAAVASLGFLPMALSTSAGAEVQKPLATVVIGGLISATILTLIVLPIIYYYEEKGFGIRQKSNTAIISSLLLLVGLGANAQEVKRLSLNQALEIALENNQGIKAADLSVQSQKQMTKTSYDLAKTEVTTGFGYLNGKGQKDISVNVSQAFSPFTYGKKKAVLNKNYETAILQQQGTVIATEYAVKQAWENILFALSKDLLLQEQAVLLRDFSKSAKLRYDTGETTLMESNVAIAKEQEINVMITQNATVLENEKSKIKALLNITYDFIPAETELYYDKHNPLSTLDLSQNNTLQLAAKQIESIEAERKLEKATLLPDITLAYNIESEAGPVESNGQLIGNYGKDLRIPSYSIGISIPLFFGSQSSKIKAKKYEVQQVSMQKEYIHKQLEETVQQQLDIIKAQEKVIDYYLDNALKNAAIIKDHARKQYNNGDISYVEYIQSTETAFTIQNNYLEAVLQYNLSHNTLHYLVNQ